One window from the genome of Asterias amurensis chromosome 12, ASM3211899v1 encodes:
- the LOC139945412 gene encoding uncharacterized protein → MFSRENQGVRYQGETSDWIKLNGGVPQGTRIGPLGFVTMVNDVASDTSLTSLKYVDDLTMQDHLDELENWAAVNHMKLNPEKCASMQVSFMKHSPVQQSPKIANVTLQTVEVAKILGVHIRPDLKWDSQIAEMLKKANGRLYLLKLLKRFKLPMDDLITIFSGFVCPLAEYAAPVWHPGLTAKESAALERVQRRACKIILGNQYTQYDEALELCKNIHIVC, encoded by the coding sequence ATGTTCTCCCGAGAAAACCAAGGTGTTCGCTACCAAGGTGAAACCAGCGATTGGATCAAGTTAAATGGTGGAGTACCCCAAGGCACTCGCATTGGCCCACTTGGTTTTGTAACCATGGTGAATGATGTAGCCTCTGATACCTCCCTTACATCCCTGAAGTACGTTGATGATCTAACCATGCAAGATCATCTTGATGAACTTGAGAACTGGGCCGCAGTGAACCATATGAAACTTAATCCTGAGAAATGTGCTTCCATGCAAGTATCTTTCATGAAACACAGCCCTGTTCAACAATCTCCCAAAATTGCCAATGTTACTTTACAGACTGTGGAAGTTGCAAAAATTCTAGGTGTTCACATACGGCCTGATTTAAAATGGGATAGTCAGATTGCAGAAATGCTTAAAAAGGCTAATGGCAGATTGTATCTACTGAAACTCCTTAAGCGCTTCAAATTGCCAATGGATGATCTGATCACCATCTTCTCTGGTTTCGTATGTCCCCTGGCAGAATATGCTGCCCCTGTGTGGCATCCTGGTCTTACTGCCAAGGAGAGCGCTGCACTGGAACGAGTTCAGAGAAGGGCTTGTAAGATCATCCTTGGCAATCAGTACACACAGTATGATGAGGCACTTGAACTCTGTAAGAATATCCACATTGTTTGTTAG